The segment CCGTACGCGGCTATCCAGCAGCTCTTTGATCTGGCCGACGATTTCGGAATCCTCGCCCTGGTGCGCGGCATGGCCGCCACTGCTCTTGGCATCGTCTGCCATGACGGGCTGCCCGGACTGGAAATGCTCCATGATCGCGCCAAGGATGGCGGGCTTCACGTGATCCCAGTCGGTGGCTTCATCTTTGGTAACGGTGACAAAGTCGGTGCCAAAGAACACCCCCTTGACCCCGTCGACGGAAAACAGCCGTGCCGCGAGCGGGGACGCGGCTGCGCCATCGGCGCTCGGAAAATCGGCGGTTCCCATCTCAAGCACAGTCTGTCCTGGCA is part of the Puniceibacterium sp. IMCC21224 genome and harbors:
- a CDS encoding NifU family protein, translating into MFIQTESTPNPATLKFLPGQTVLEMGTADFPSADGAAASPLAARLFSVDGVKGVFFGTDFVTVTKDEATDWDHVKPAILGAIMEHFQSGQPVMADDAKSSGGHAAHQGEDSEIVGQIKELLDSRVRPAVAQDGGDITFHGFDRGVVYLHMQGACAGCPSSTLTLKMGIENLLRHYIPEVTEVRPVAV